One window from the genome of Labeo rohita strain BAU-BD-2019 chromosome 10, IGBB_LRoh.1.0, whole genome shotgun sequence encodes:
- the LOC127171632 gene encoding ankyrin repeat and LEM domain-containing protein 2, giving the protein MEAVLKRLQTLTADQLRDELTGAGVKCGPITATTRSIFEKKLARALLDTQTDGSGDAAVHSGSSPPAEELQRPISEQNKEEVTHEAETPETESSSESPSVYYGVCPLPDDPAAEEGSPHVYVNKTKALKVVMKLKGARFKAFTAKEDAENFAKGICVSPHKPSPEKTSAECLLSSDAVNLEKANEFKSPRTQDLTAKLRKTVERGDEETFRELVWGNPRYLIGSGDNPTIVQEGCRYNVLHVAAKENQAGMARLLLETLEDPEFMRLMYPDDQELMLQQRIRYIVDLYLNTPDKASNETPLHFACKFGCPEVVDVLCSHPSIDKHCRNKYDQKPSAVICERKNKSKEVKQKIVEFLEDRFYVPLLRAADNTLHPVIGAPWCPDSPESCHQLHSPRRMMDSPKNPIMTIKAFAGPLNSSKAEEFHRLWKTPPRERAGYFHHILKTDSERGAERVGRELAHEMGHPWAEYWDFLSCFIDLSSEDGLKMLEEHLSFTQDSPIKHSSTGRSDRSSRSFLNSPGAEEADEPRQFPVCDLMQEFEKVLVSSDLTDRSADSGCAADDDGSTCSSDEYLTADEDSDDGTARGTRVRLDSSGSSGSSFKSTHSVTDLQRGPALRHTARVFIVGNSPTKLDSDVLVALNDVEIEQNSHPTLVHWKNNVLSYPPSQRQSWPSPSQNHRDAESRTSPVFRLNWLTVSPKFRSPGHFNPRQLSFSPPSKPCSL; this is encoded by the exons ATGGAGGCGGTGTTGAAGAGGCTGCAGACACTGACCGCAGATCAGCTGAGAGACGAACTCACCGGCGCCGGAGTCAAATGCGGCCCGATCACGGCCACCACCCGGAGCATCTTTGAAAAGAAGCTGGCTCGAGCTCTTCTGGACACCCAGACGGACGGCAGCGGCGATGCCGCGGTGCATTCTGGGAGCTCACCTCCTGCTGAGGAGCTCCAGCGGCCAATCAGTGAGCAGAACAAAGAGGAAGTGACTCACGAAGCGGAAACCCCAGAGACGGAGTCGTCCTCGGAGAGTCCGTCTGTTTATTACGGCGTGTGTCCGCTGCCGGACGACCCCGCGGCTGAAGaag GTTCACCGCATGTGTACGTCAATAAGACGAAAGCGCTGAAGGTTGTGATGAAGCTGAAGGGCGCTCGATTCAAAGCCTTCACCGCTAAAGAAGACGCTGAGAACTTTGCTAAAGGAATCTGTGTGTCACCACACAAACCGTCCCCAGAGAAAACCAGTGCAG AGTGTTTGCTGAGTTCAGACGCTGTGAATCTGGAGAAGGCCAATGAATTTAAGAGTCCTCGAACGCAAGACCTGACGGCCAAACTGCGCAAAACCGTGGAGAGAGGAGACGAGGAGACGTTCAGAGAGCTCGTCTGGGGAAACCCACGATATCTCATCGGATCTGGAGACAATCCCACGATCGTGCAG GAGGGCTGCAGATATAACGTGTTGCATGTGGCGGCCAAAGAGAACCAGGCGGGCATGGCTCGTCTGCTGCTGGAGACGCTGGAGGACCCCGAGTTCATGCGGCTCATGTATCCTGACGATCAGGAGCTCATGCTGCAGCAGCGCATTCGATACATCGTCGATCTGTACCTCAACACGCCTGACAAAGCT AGCAACGAGACGCCGCTGCATTTCGCGTGTAAGTTCGGCTGTCCGGAGGTGGTGGACGTTCTCTGTTCTCATCCGAGCATCGACAAACACTGCAGGAACAAATATGACCAGAAACCGTCCGCT GTGATCTGTGAGCGCAAAAACAAGAGTAAAGAGGTGAAGCAGAAGATCGTGGAGTTTTTGGAAG ACAGGTTTTATGTGCCGTTGTTGCGGGCCGCAGATAACACACTACATCCGGTGATCGGCGCCCCCTGGTGTCCCGATTCACCAGAGTCCTGCCATCAGTTGCACAGCCCCAGAAGGATGATGGACAGCCCCAAAAACCCAATAATGACCATCAAGGCTTTCGCTGGGCCTCTCAATTCATCAAAG GCCGAGGAGTTTCACCGATTGTGGAAGACGCCGCCGCGTGAGCGAGCCGGATACTTCCATCACATCCTGAAGACTGACTCGGAGCGCGGCGCAGAGCGAGTGGGCAG AGAGCTGGCTCATGAGATGGGACACCCGTGGGCCGAATACTGGGATTTCCTGAGCTGCTTCATCGACCTGTCCAGCGAAGACGGCCTGAAGATGCTGGAGGAACATCTGAGCTTCACACAGGACAGTCCGATCAAACATTCGTCTACGG GGCGCTCCGATCGATCGTCCAGGTCGTTTCTTAATTCTCCCGGAGCAGAGGAAGCGGACGAGCCGCGTCAGTTCCCGGTCTGTGATCTGATGCAGGAGTTTGAGAAGGTTCTGGTCTCGTCTGATCTGACGGATCGCAGCGCCGATTCGGGTTGCGCGGCCGATGACGACGGCTCCACCTGCAGCTCGGACGAGTATCTCACAGCCGACGAGGACTCCGATGACGGGACGGCCCGAGGAACACGCGTCCGTCTGGACTCCTCCGGTTCCTCCGGCTCTTCATTTAAATCGACGCACAGCGTGACGGATCTCCAGCGCGGCCCCGCGCTCCGTCACACAGCTCGTGTGTTTATAGTGGG TAATTCACCGACGAAGCTGGACAGTGACGTTCTTGTGGCGCTGAATGACGTGGAGATCGAGCAGAACTCACATCCCACACTCGTCCACTGGAAGAACAACGTCTTGTCATATCCTCCATCACAACGACAGAG CTGGCCGTCACCCTCACAGAACCACAGAGACGCCGAGAGCCGCACTTCGCCCGTCTTCAGACTCAACTGGTTAACCGTGTCGCCCAAGTTCAGAAGCCCCGGTCACTTTAACCCCCGGCAGCTGTCGTTCAGCCCGCCGAGCAAACCCTGCAGCCTTTAA